The Neovison vison isolate M4711 chromosome 10, ASM_NN_V1, whole genome shotgun sequence genome has a segment encoding these proteins:
- the DENND4B gene encoding DENN domain-containing protein 4B isoform X6 produces the protein MKGRNDPSLASRCWTRPPIATRPTWPLPALGTPAPTSLAGGQQRGRGSMPWASLTSAWCCPARARARLILTADWPATSTLACYVSVSCRFWDSGAQRSTCATRWAWPRPTRWYTRQVYGAALQFYEAFPRARLSERQARALGLLSAVERGRPLGGRAVRSRRAIAVLSRWPAFPAFRAFLTFLYRYSVSGPHRLPLEAHISHFIHNVPFPSPQRPRILVQMSPYDNLLLCQPVSSPLPLSGASFLQLLQSLGPELAVTLLLAVLTERKLLVHSLRPDLLTSVCEALVSMTFPLHWQCPYIPLCPLVLADVLSAPVPFIVGIHSSYFDLHDPPADVVCVDLDTNTLFPTEEKKPLSPRTLPRKPYKVLLATLTSLHQQLDQTYTGPEEEASLEFLLTDYEAVCGRRARLEREVQGAFLRFMACLLKGYRDFLRPLTQAPSEGARDVDNLFFLQGFLRSRERASHKLYCQLLRTQMFSQFIEECSFGSARHAALEFFDSCVDKVHPEQEKPEPTPLVELEELSGSELTVFITPPEEPPAPEGGEPPPQYCYDGFPELRPELFESPREQPGALPVPGPARSAPSSPAPRRTKQEMKVAQRTAQKSAAVPELWARCLLGHCYGLWFLCLPAYVRSAPSRVQALHTAYHVLRQMESRKVVLPDEVCYRVLMQLCSHYGQPVLSVRVMLEMRRAGVVPNTITYGYYNKAVLESKWLSGTPGGRLRWAKLRNVVLGAAQFRQPLRERRQRRQQQQQEQEAAAQEAGSGQTEPCLERPSPTRPLQRQTTWAGRSFRDPASPAGRLVKSGSLGSARGAQPTVEAGVAHTIEALGVLEPRGSPVPWRDGSLSDLSLTGEEPAPGGSPEDSGSALSAQSVEALEGLSGRAPKAGGRQEEASTPRRGLGARLQQLLTPSRRSPASRTAPPELPPELPPPARRSPMDSLLRPRERPGSTASESSASLGSEWDLSESSVSSLGLHRSSERLSDTPGSSQPPSLEILLSSCSLCSACDSLVYDEEIMAGWAPDDSNLNTVCPFCACPFVPLLSVQTLDSRPSAPSPKPVPAGASSSKDAPVPGGPGPVLSDRRLCLALDEPQLCNGHTGAASRRVDGGAWAYLSPLVLRKELESLVENEGSEVLALPELPAAHPIIFWNLLWYFQRLRLPSILPCLVLASCDGPPPSQAPPPWLMPDPAAVQVRLLWDVLTPDPSSCPPLYVLWRVHSQIPQRVVWPGPIPAALGLELLEAVLRHVGLNEVHKAVGLLLETLGPPPSGLHLQRGIYREILFLTMAALGKDHVDIGAFDKKYKSAFNKLASSMGKEELRQRRAQMPTPKAIDCRKCFGAPLEC, from the exons ATGAAGGGAAGGAACGACCCAAGCCTGGCTTCCAGGTGCTGGACACGACCCCCTATAGCCACTCGGCCAACCTGGCCCCTCCCGGCCCTGGGCACCCCCGCACCTACCTCACTTGCCGGCGGGCAGCAGAGGGGGCGGGGCTCCATGCCCTGGGCATCACTGACCTCTGCCTGGTGCTGCCCAGCAAGGGCGAGGGCACGCCTCATACTTACTGCCGACTGGCCCGCAACCTCAACCCTGGCATG CTATGTGTCTGTCTCTTGTCGTTTCTGGGACAGTGGGGCCCAGCGGTCTACCTGTGCTACAAGGTGGGCCTGGCCAAGGCCAACACGCTGGTATACGAGGCAG GTGTACGGCGCCGCCCTGCAGTTCTACGAGGCCTTCCCGAGGGCCCGGCTGTCCGAGCGCCAGGCGCGGGCCCTGGGCCTGCTGAGCGCCGTGGAGCGAGGCCGGCCGCTGGGGGGCCGGGCGGTGCGCAGCCGCCGCGCCATCGCCGTGCTGTCCCGCTGGCCCGCCTTCCCCGCCTTCCGCGCCTTCCTCACCTTCCTCTACCGCTACTCCGTCTCGGGCCCCCACCGCCTGCCCCTGGAAGC GCACATCTCTCACTTCATTCACAACgtgcccttcccttccccacagaGACCCCGCATCCTGGTGCAG ATGTCGCCCTATGACAACCTGCTCCTCTGCCAGCCGGTGtcctcacccctgcccctcaG CGGGGCGAGCTTCCTGCAGCTGCTGCAAAGCCTGGGCCCTGAGCTGGCCGTCACGCTGCTGCTGGCCGTGCTCACGGAGCGCAAGCTGCTGGTCCATTCGCTGCGGCCAGACCTGCTCACCAGCGTCTGCGAGGCCCTGGTCTCC ATGACCTTCCCGCTGCACTGGCAGTGCCCCTACATCCCGCTGTGCCCGCTGGTGCTGGCAGATGTGCTGAGCGCCCCCGTGCCCTTCATCGTGGGGATCCACTCCAGCTACTTCGACCTGCACGACCCGCCTGCCGACGTCGTCTGTGTGGATCTTGACACCAACACGCTCTTCCC GACCGAGGAGAAGAAGCCCCTGTCCCCTCGGACCCTGCCCCGCAAGCCCTACAAGGTTCTGCTGGCCACCCTGACGAGCCTGCACCAGCAGCTGGACCAGA CATACACTGGGCCTGAGGAGGAGGCGTCCCTGGAGTTCCTGCTGACGGACTATGAGGCGGTGTGCGGGCGCCGGGCGCGGCTGGAGCGTGAGGTCCAGGGAGCCTTCCTCCGCTTCATGGCCTGTCTGCTCAAGGGCTACCGGGACTTCCTGCGCCCGCTCACCCAGGCCCCCTCCGAGGGGGCTCGGGATGTTGACAACCTCTTCTTCCTGCAGG GCTTCCTCAGATCCCGGGAGCGCGCCAGCCACAAGCTGTACTGCCAGCTGCTGCGCACACAGATGTTCTCGCAGTTCATCGAGGAGTGCTCCTTTGGCTCCGCTCGGCACGCCGCCCTCGAGTTCTTCGACTCTTGTGTCGACAAG GTCCACCCGGAGCAGGAGAAGCCTGAGCCGACGCCCTTGGTGGAGCTGGAGGAGCTGTCAGGGAGTGAGCTGACGGTCTTCATCACGCCCCCCGAGGAGCCTCCAGCACCAGAGGGCGGCGAACCGCCCCCCCAGTACTG CTACGACGGGTTCCCAGAGCTGCGGCCTGAGCTGTTCGAATCCCCGCGGGAGCAGCCTGGGGCGCTGCCCGTGCCCGGCCCGGCCCGTAGCGCGCCCAGCAGCCCTGCCCCTCGCCGGACCAAACAG GAGATGAAGGTGGCCCAGCGGACGGCGCAGAAGTCCGCAGCCGTGCCGGAGCTGTGGGCCCGGTGCCTGCTGGGACACTGCTACGGGCTGTGGTTCCTGTGTCTGCCGGCCTACGTCCGCTCGGCGCCCTCCCGCGTACAGGCCCTGCACACGGCCTACCACGTGCTGCGCCAGATGGAGAGCCGCAAGGTGGTGCTGCCTGATGAG GTGTGTTACCGGGTGCTGATGCAGCTGTGCTCCCATTACGGGCAGCCTGTGCTGTCCGTGCGCGTCATGCTGGAGATGCGGCGGGCGGGTGTCGTGCCCAACACCATCACCTACGGCTACTACAACAAG GCCGTGCTGGAAAGCAAGTGGCTGTCGGGTACACCCGGTGGGCGCCTGCGCTGGGCCAAGCTCCGGAACGTTGTCCTGGGGGCTGCTCAATTCCGCCAGCCCTTGAGAGaacggcggcagcggcggcagcagcagcagcaggaacagGAGGCGGCCGCACAAGAGGCGGGCAGCGGCCAGACAG AGCCCTGCCTGGAACggccctcccccacccgcccACTTCAGCGCCAGACCACCTGGGCCGGTCGAAGCTTCCGGGACCCGGCTTCCCCCGCGGGGCGCCTGGTGAAAAGCGGCAGTCTGGGCAGTGCCCGCGGGGCGCAGCCCACCGTGGAGGCCGGCGTGGCCCACA CGATAGAGGCCTTGGGGGTGCTGGAGCCCCGGGGTTCCCCTGTCCCCTGGCGTGATGGGAGCCTCTCGGACCTGAGCCTGACTGGCGAGGAGCCAGCCCCTGGAGGCAGCCCAGAGGACTCGGGCTCAGCTCTGAGCGCCCAGTCGGTGGAAGCCCTGGAGGGGCTGAGCGGGCGGGCGCCCAAGGCTGGCGGGCGTCAGGAGGAGGCCAGCACCCCGCGACGAGGGCTGGGCGCCCGCCTACAGCAACTGCTCACTCCTTCCCGCCGCTCCCCTGCCTCTCGCACTGCGCCCCCTGAGCTGCCCCCTGAGCTGCCGCCTCCGGCCCGCCGCAGCCCGATGGACAGCCTCCTGCGCCCCCGGGAGCGGCCTGGATCCACTGCGTCCGAG AGCTCGGCCTCTCTGGGCAGCGAGTGGGACCTCTCCGAGTCTTCCGTCAGCAGCCTGGGCCTGCACCGGTCCTCGGAGCGCCTCAGTGACACCCCTGGGTCCTCGCAGCCGCCTTCCCTGGAA ATCCTGCTTTCCAGCTGCTCCTTGTGCAGTGCCTGTGACTCGCTGGTGTACGACGAGGAGATCATGGCCGGCTGGGCGCCCGACGACTCCAACCTCAACACAGTGTGCCCCTTCTGTGCCTGCCCCTTTGTGCCCCTGCTCAGCGTCCAAACCCTTGACTCCcgacccag CGCCCCCAGCCCCAAGCCTGTCCCTGCTGGTGCCAGTAGCAGCAAAGATGCTCCCGTCCCTGGGGGCCCAGGCCCCGTGCTCAGTGACCGCAGGCTCTGCCTTGCCCTGGATGAGCCCCAGCTGTGCAACGGGCACACAGGG GCTGCCTCCCGGCGGGtcgatgggggtgcctgggcataCCTGAGTCCCCTGGTGCTGCGTAAGGAACTGGAGTCGCTGGTGGAAAATGAGGGCAGTGAGGTGCTGGCCTTGCCTGAGCTGCCTGCTGCCCATCCCATCATCTTCTGGAACCTTCTGTGGTATTTCCAGCGGCTGCGGCTGCCCAGTATTCTGCCATGCCTGGTGCTGGCCTCCTGTGATGGCCCCCCACCCTCGCAG GCCCCGCCTCCCTGGCTGATGCCTGACCCAGCGGCTGTGCAGGTGCGGCTGCTGTGGGACGTCCTGACCCCCGATCCCAGCAGCTGCCCCCCTCTCTACGTGCTCTGGAGGGTCCACA gcCAGATCCCGCAGCGGGTGGTATGGCCCGGCCCCATCCCTGCAGCCCTGGGCCTGGAGCTGCTGGAGGCTGTGTTGCGCCACGTGGGTCTCAACGAGGTGCATAAAGCTGTGGGGCTCCTGCTGGAGACTTTAGGACCGCCTCCCAGTGGTCTTCACTTGCAGAG GGGCATCTACCGTGAGATCTTATTCCTGACAATGGCTGCTCTGGGCAAGGACCACGTGGACATTG GGGCCTTCGACAAGAAGTACAAGTCCGCCTTTAACAAGCTGGCCAGCAGCATGGGCAAGGAGGAGCTGAGGCAGCGACGGGCACAGATGCCCACCCCAAAGGCCATTGATTGTCGCAAGTGTTTTGGAGCACCTCTGGAATGCTAG
- the DENND4B gene encoding DENN domain-containing protein 4B isoform X3, giving the protein MAADAVSEGGAMAEERPPRLVDYFVVAGLAGNGAPIPEETCVPEPSGPLRAPRPADPITDVAVIARALGEEVPQGYTCIQTSAGGHPLELSAGLLGGTQPVICYRRGRDKPPLVELGVLYEGKERPKPGFQVLDTTPYSHSANLAPPGPGHPRTYLTCRRAAEGAGLHALGITDLCLVLPSKGEGTPHTYCRLARNLNPGMWGPAVYLCYKVGLAKANTLVYEAELLGRYPEEDNEAFPLPESVPVFCLPMGATVECWPAQTKYPVPVFSTFVLTGAAGDKVYGAALQFYEAFPRARLSERQARALGLLSAVERGRPLGGRAVRSRRAIAVLSRWPAFPAFRAFLTFLYRYSVSGPHRLPLEAHISHFIHNVPFPSPQRPRILVQMSPYDNLLLCQPVSSPLPLSGASFLQLLQSLGPELAVTLLLAVLTERKLLVHSLRPDLLTSVCEALVSMTFPLHWQCPYIPLCPLVLADVLSAPVPFIVGIHSSYFDLHDPPADVVCVDLDTNTLFPTEEKKPLSPRTLPRKPYKVLLATLTSLHQQLDQTYTGPEEEASLEFLLTDYEAVCGRRARLEREVQGAFLRFMACLLKGYRDFLRPLTQAPSEGARDVDNLFFLQGFLRSRERASHKLYCQLLRTQMFSQFIEECSFGSARHAALEFFDSCVDKVHPEQEKPEPTPLVELEELSGSELTVFITPPEEPPAPEGGEPPPQYCYDGFPELRPELFESPREQPGALPVPGPARSAPSSPAPRRTKQEMKVAQRTAQKSAAVPELWARCLLGHCYGLWFLCLPAYVRSAPSRVQALHTAYHVLRQMESRKVVLPDEVCYRVLMQLCSHYGQPVLSVRVMLEMRRAGVVPNTITYGYYNKAVLESKWLSGTPGGRLRWAKLRNVVLGAAQFRQPLRERRQRRQQQQQEQEAAAQEAGSGQTEPCLERPSPTRPLQRQTTWAGRSFRDPASPAGRLVKSGSLGSARGAQPTVEAGVAHTIEALGVLEPRGSPVPWRDGSLSDLSLTGEEPAPGGSPEDSGSALSAQSVEALEGLSGRAPKAGGRQEEASTPRRGLGARLQQLLTPSRRSPASRTAPPELPPELPPPARRSPMDSLLRPRERPGSTASESSASLGSEWDLSESSVSSLGLHRSSERLSDTPGSSQPPSLEILLSSCSLCSACDSLVYDEEIMAGWAPDDSNLNTVCPFCACPFVPLLSVQTLDSRPSAPSPKPVPAGASSSKDAPVPGGPGPVLSDRRLCLALDEPQLCNGHTGAASRRVDGGAWAYLSPLVLRKELESLVENEGSEVLALPELPAAHPIIFWNLLWYFQRLRLPSILPCLVLASCDGPPPSQAPPPWLMPDPAAVQVRLLWDVLTPDPSSCPPLYVLWRVHSQIPQRVVWPGPIPAALGLELLEAVLRHVGLNEVHKAVGLLLETLGPPPSGLHLQRGIYREILFLTMAALGKDHVDIGAFDKKYKSAFNKLASSMGKEELRQRRAQMPTPKAIDCRKCFGAPLEC; this is encoded by the exons ATGGCGGCAG ATGCCGTGAGCGAGGGGGGGGCCATGGCGGAGGAGAGGCCCCCCCGGCTGGTGGACTACTTCGTGGTAGCTGGGCTTGCAGGGAACGGAGCACCCATCCCGGAGGAGACGTGTGTCCCCGAACCTAGTGGGCCCCTGCGTGCTCCCCGGCCAGCCGATCCCATCACGGACGTGGCAGTCATTGCCAGGGCGCTGGGCGAGGAGGTGCCACAGGGCTACACCTGCATCCAGACCTCGGCGGGGGGCCACCCCTTGGAACTCAGTGCTGGCCTCCTGGGGGGAACTCAGCCGGTCATCTGCTACCGCAGGGGCCGTGACAAGCCCCCCCTCGTTGAGCTGGG GGTCCTGTATGAAGGGAAGGAACGACCCAAGCCTGGCTTCCAGGTGCTGGACACGACCCCCTATAGCCACTCGGCCAACCTGGCCCCTCCCGGCCCTGGGCACCCCCGCACCTACCTCACTTGCCGGCGGGCAGCAGAGGGGGCGGGGCTCCATGCCCTGGGCATCACTGACCTCTGCCTGGTGCTGCCCAGCAAGGGCGAGGGCACGCCTCATACTTACTGCCGACTGGCCCGCAACCTCAACCCTGGCATG TGGGGCCCAGCGGTCTACCTGTGCTACAAGGTGGGCCTGGCCAAGGCCAACACGCTGGTATACGAGGCAG AGCTGCTGGGTCGCTACCCAGAGGAGGACAACGAGGCGTTCCCACTGCCCGAGTCCGTGCCCgtcttctgcctgcccatggGAGCCACTGTTGAGTGCTGGCCTGCCCAGACCAAGTACCCCGTGCCCGTCTTCTCCACCTTCGTGCTCACGGGCGCGGCGGGTGACAAG GTGTACGGCGCCGCCCTGCAGTTCTACGAGGCCTTCCCGAGGGCCCGGCTGTCCGAGCGCCAGGCGCGGGCCCTGGGCCTGCTGAGCGCCGTGGAGCGAGGCCGGCCGCTGGGGGGCCGGGCGGTGCGCAGCCGCCGCGCCATCGCCGTGCTGTCCCGCTGGCCCGCCTTCCCCGCCTTCCGCGCCTTCCTCACCTTCCTCTACCGCTACTCCGTCTCGGGCCCCCACCGCCTGCCCCTGGAAGC GCACATCTCTCACTTCATTCACAACgtgcccttcccttccccacagaGACCCCGCATCCTGGTGCAG ATGTCGCCCTATGACAACCTGCTCCTCTGCCAGCCGGTGtcctcacccctgcccctcaG CGGGGCGAGCTTCCTGCAGCTGCTGCAAAGCCTGGGCCCTGAGCTGGCCGTCACGCTGCTGCTGGCCGTGCTCACGGAGCGCAAGCTGCTGGTCCATTCGCTGCGGCCAGACCTGCTCACCAGCGTCTGCGAGGCCCTGGTCTCC ATGACCTTCCCGCTGCACTGGCAGTGCCCCTACATCCCGCTGTGCCCGCTGGTGCTGGCAGATGTGCTGAGCGCCCCCGTGCCCTTCATCGTGGGGATCCACTCCAGCTACTTCGACCTGCACGACCCGCCTGCCGACGTCGTCTGTGTGGATCTTGACACCAACACGCTCTTCCC GACCGAGGAGAAGAAGCCCCTGTCCCCTCGGACCCTGCCCCGCAAGCCCTACAAGGTTCTGCTGGCCACCCTGACGAGCCTGCACCAGCAGCTGGACCAGA CATACACTGGGCCTGAGGAGGAGGCGTCCCTGGAGTTCCTGCTGACGGACTATGAGGCGGTGTGCGGGCGCCGGGCGCGGCTGGAGCGTGAGGTCCAGGGAGCCTTCCTCCGCTTCATGGCCTGTCTGCTCAAGGGCTACCGGGACTTCCTGCGCCCGCTCACCCAGGCCCCCTCCGAGGGGGCTCGGGATGTTGACAACCTCTTCTTCCTGCAGG GCTTCCTCAGATCCCGGGAGCGCGCCAGCCACAAGCTGTACTGCCAGCTGCTGCGCACACAGATGTTCTCGCAGTTCATCGAGGAGTGCTCCTTTGGCTCCGCTCGGCACGCCGCCCTCGAGTTCTTCGACTCTTGTGTCGACAAG GTCCACCCGGAGCAGGAGAAGCCTGAGCCGACGCCCTTGGTGGAGCTGGAGGAGCTGTCAGGGAGTGAGCTGACGGTCTTCATCACGCCCCCCGAGGAGCCTCCAGCACCAGAGGGCGGCGAACCGCCCCCCCAGTACTG CTACGACGGGTTCCCAGAGCTGCGGCCTGAGCTGTTCGAATCCCCGCGGGAGCAGCCTGGGGCGCTGCCCGTGCCCGGCCCGGCCCGTAGCGCGCCCAGCAGCCCTGCCCCTCGCCGGACCAAACAG GAGATGAAGGTGGCCCAGCGGACGGCGCAGAAGTCCGCAGCCGTGCCGGAGCTGTGGGCCCGGTGCCTGCTGGGACACTGCTACGGGCTGTGGTTCCTGTGTCTGCCGGCCTACGTCCGCTCGGCGCCCTCCCGCGTACAGGCCCTGCACACGGCCTACCACGTGCTGCGCCAGATGGAGAGCCGCAAGGTGGTGCTGCCTGATGAG GTGTGTTACCGGGTGCTGATGCAGCTGTGCTCCCATTACGGGCAGCCTGTGCTGTCCGTGCGCGTCATGCTGGAGATGCGGCGGGCGGGTGTCGTGCCCAACACCATCACCTACGGCTACTACAACAAG GCCGTGCTGGAAAGCAAGTGGCTGTCGGGTACACCCGGTGGGCGCCTGCGCTGGGCCAAGCTCCGGAACGTTGTCCTGGGGGCTGCTCAATTCCGCCAGCCCTTGAGAGaacggcggcagcggcggcagcagcagcagcaggaacagGAGGCGGCCGCACAAGAGGCGGGCAGCGGCCAGACAG AGCCCTGCCTGGAACggccctcccccacccgcccACTTCAGCGCCAGACCACCTGGGCCGGTCGAAGCTTCCGGGACCCGGCTTCCCCCGCGGGGCGCCTGGTGAAAAGCGGCAGTCTGGGCAGTGCCCGCGGGGCGCAGCCCACCGTGGAGGCCGGCGTGGCCCACA CGATAGAGGCCTTGGGGGTGCTGGAGCCCCGGGGTTCCCCTGTCCCCTGGCGTGATGGGAGCCTCTCGGACCTGAGCCTGACTGGCGAGGAGCCAGCCCCTGGAGGCAGCCCAGAGGACTCGGGCTCAGCTCTGAGCGCCCAGTCGGTGGAAGCCCTGGAGGGGCTGAGCGGGCGGGCGCCCAAGGCTGGCGGGCGTCAGGAGGAGGCCAGCACCCCGCGACGAGGGCTGGGCGCCCGCCTACAGCAACTGCTCACTCCTTCCCGCCGCTCCCCTGCCTCTCGCACTGCGCCCCCTGAGCTGCCCCCTGAGCTGCCGCCTCCGGCCCGCCGCAGCCCGATGGACAGCCTCCTGCGCCCCCGGGAGCGGCCTGGATCCACTGCGTCCGAG AGCTCGGCCTCTCTGGGCAGCGAGTGGGACCTCTCCGAGTCTTCCGTCAGCAGCCTGGGCCTGCACCGGTCCTCGGAGCGCCTCAGTGACACCCCTGGGTCCTCGCAGCCGCCTTCCCTGGAA ATCCTGCTTTCCAGCTGCTCCTTGTGCAGTGCCTGTGACTCGCTGGTGTACGACGAGGAGATCATGGCCGGCTGGGCGCCCGACGACTCCAACCTCAACACAGTGTGCCCCTTCTGTGCCTGCCCCTTTGTGCCCCTGCTCAGCGTCCAAACCCTTGACTCCcgacccag CGCCCCCAGCCCCAAGCCTGTCCCTGCTGGTGCCAGTAGCAGCAAAGATGCTCCCGTCCCTGGGGGCCCAGGCCCCGTGCTCAGTGACCGCAGGCTCTGCCTTGCCCTGGATGAGCCCCAGCTGTGCAACGGGCACACAGGG GCTGCCTCCCGGCGGGtcgatgggggtgcctgggcataCCTGAGTCCCCTGGTGCTGCGTAAGGAACTGGAGTCGCTGGTGGAAAATGAGGGCAGTGAGGTGCTGGCCTTGCCTGAGCTGCCTGCTGCCCATCCCATCATCTTCTGGAACCTTCTGTGGTATTTCCAGCGGCTGCGGCTGCCCAGTATTCTGCCATGCCTGGTGCTGGCCTCCTGTGATGGCCCCCCACCCTCGCAG GCCCCGCCTCCCTGGCTGATGCCTGACCCAGCGGCTGTGCAGGTGCGGCTGCTGTGGGACGTCCTGACCCCCGATCCCAGCAGCTGCCCCCCTCTCTACGTGCTCTGGAGGGTCCACA gcCAGATCCCGCAGCGGGTGGTATGGCCCGGCCCCATCCCTGCAGCCCTGGGCCTGGAGCTGCTGGAGGCTGTGTTGCGCCACGTGGGTCTCAACGAGGTGCATAAAGCTGTGGGGCTCCTGCTGGAGACTTTAGGACCGCCTCCCAGTGGTCTTCACTTGCAGAG GGGCATCTACCGTGAGATCTTATTCCTGACAATGGCTGCTCTGGGCAAGGACCACGTGGACATTG GGGCCTTCGACAAGAAGTACAAGTCCGCCTTTAACAAGCTGGCCAGCAGCATGGGCAAGGAGGAGCTGAGGCAGCGACGGGCACAGATGCCCACCCCAAAGGCCATTGATTGTCGCAAGTGTTTTGGAGCACCTCTGGAATGCTAG